The Triticum urartu cultivar G1812 chromosome 6, Tu2.1, whole genome shotgun sequence genome includes the window CGTCCTCCGGTGGTGGCGGATGTTGGAATGACCCGCAATGGTATAGGGCAATCGGGGGCAGAGGCAGTGAGAAAGGGTGTGTTTTGGCGTGGAAACAGCGGTTGATGTCCAAATGCGCGGGCTCTAGATGGGTTTTTTGGGTGGATCGGGCATGTCAGAGTCCGACGTGGCTGAGGTCCGGACGCCCGCAAACCTCCCACGTGTTTGGTTTCGGTTAGACATCCAAATTGGTTCAGACGAATTTGGTGACCGACGTTGGATGGCAATAGATTTTGGACTGTCCGGTCTGAACATTTAGAAACGAGATTTGATGGACCGGGTTGAACTTACCCTAGTTGAACTTAATGAGATGACAAAATCTAGCTAAAAAGAGGATGAGAGAGGGGCCATAGTGAAATTCGGGGAAAGGGAGCTTTGTGTTTGGGAGGAGGCCACGTCTCCCCGTAAAAATCAATCTATAGCAATCTCCTTGTGCGTGTAGCATTTTTGGCCTGACACACCACCCCCACCTTGCTCGCGTCGCCCTCCCCCAAaaccctcctcctccgccgccgccgccgcggccacGATCGCCATGTCCGGGCCAAGCTGCCCCACCACCGTCCCCGTCGGGGAGGACACGACGGTGCCTCTGAGGATGCTGCACGGGCTGGCCCCGGAGACGCTGAACCTCCACACGCACACGATGCTCTCATTCCTCTACTCCTTCCTCCCCAAGCCGCCCGTCTCCACACTCGCCCCCCTGTGCTGCGCCGccacggccgccgccgccgccggaagcGCGGACCGCCTCAGCTGCCTACCCGACGATCTCCTCCGTCGCGTCCTCTCTCGCCTCCCCGCCAAGGACAGCGCGCGCACCACCGTGCTCTCCTCCCGCTGGCGCGGCCTCTGGCGCTCTGTGCCGCTCGTCCTCGTCGACACCCACCTCCTCTCCAGGGGCGACGCGGAGTGCCGGCCCGCCCGCGCCGGTGCCGTCTCGCGTGCcgtcaccgacgccgtctccgcCGCCCTCAAGGCGCATCCTGGGCCATTCCCCTTCGTCAGCCTCACCTGCAGCTTTATGGACGCCACCGACCGCCGCGTGCTCGCGCGCTGGTTCCAGATCCTTGCCACCAAGGGCGTCGACGAGCTCGTCTTCGTCAATCGCCCCTGGCCCCTTCCCGGCCTGCCCCTCCCATCCTCGCTCTTCagctgcgcctccctctcccggCTCTGCCTCGGCGCCTGGGTGTTCCCGGACACCACCGCCCTCCCACGCGGCGCCGGCTTCCCCAACCTTCGGGAGCTTGTGCTTGGCTGCGTCGTCATGAAGGACAAAGACTTGGAGTTCTTGCTCGCCGTGAGCCCCGTGCTGGAGATCCTCGCGTTCCATGGAAGCCTGGCCTCATTGCAAGCTCGTATCGCCAACCAGAGCCTAC containing:
- the LOC125516679 gene encoding FBD-associated F-box protein At5g60610-like, which gives rise to MSGPSCPTTVPVGEDTTVPLRMLHGLAPETLNLHTHTMLSFLYSFLPKPPVSTLAPLCCAATAAAAAGSADRLSCLPDDLLRRVLSRLPAKDSARTTVLSSRWRGLWRSVPLVLVDTHLLSRGDAECRPARAGAVSRAVTDAVSAALKAHPGPFPFVSLTCSFMDATDRRVLARWFQILATKGVDELVFVNRPWPLPGLPLPSSLFSCASLSRLCLGAWVFPDTTALPRGAGFPNLRELVLGCVVMKDKDLEFLLAVSPVLEILAFHGSLASLQARIANQSLRCAQFCLSILEEVAVVNAPSLERLFLWRNWSERGRVGAMSTTVKIGHAPKLRVLGYLEPGVHILQIGSTIIKAGTKASARTTVSSLQMLALQVHFGDRSQVKMLPSFLRCFPNLETLIVESFLEENTSNRSLKFWQETSPIECVQSHLKTLSFCELQGNDHEFDFIMFIVENALKLERLIIQIKQDLTYTERQVVVAKLGDLSCANWANTNCKVRFEVSSNPIGSSWSIEAGSDLSSDDPFSCL